Proteins from a genomic interval of Microbacterium phyllosphaerae:
- a CDS encoding APC family permease, whose protein sequence is MADPTSASTTQQDHTSLRPGALGVAGIVFLVLAAVAPLTGIVVVASLAIALGNGGGTPMSFFLVAVILLLFAVGYAQMSKQLVNAGGFYAFVVKGLGRTGGLVAGLIATLGYNFFVVGTIGTSGFFMQNIIRDLTGLDVNWLVWGLLSIAVCFVLARVGVDFSSKILGVCLVLEVLMLVVFDVSVLVQTGYDLGAFSPEAVFSGSLPIGLLLAATGFLGFEATALFSEEAKQPLRTIPRATYTSIIAIGVILGVTTWAVVSATGVAQAQATALEHLPTGDLIFMLSQQYLGGPLTTVMMVLLLVSLFAAMLAFHNSATRYLYSLGRSRILPQALARTRANGAPQLAGIVQASFAALVAIIFAIAGADPILTLVPAMLGFGTLSVLILQGLAAISIVVYFRRKGDPRWWSTFIAPGIGFLGIAAISVLAVVNFNIVAGSEELAIRLMPLLLVLALIGGIVYGAYLKRSKPAVYEGLASDLERFSDR, encoded by the coding sequence GTGGCAGACCCGACATCTGCGTCCACGACGCAGCAGGACCATACTTCTCTCCGACCCGGCGCACTGGGCGTCGCCGGGATCGTCTTCCTCGTCCTCGCGGCCGTCGCGCCTCTGACCGGCATCGTGGTGGTCGCCTCCCTCGCGATCGCGCTCGGCAACGGCGGCGGCACACCGATGTCGTTCTTCCTCGTGGCCGTGATCCTGCTGCTGTTCGCGGTGGGCTACGCGCAGATGTCGAAGCAGCTCGTCAATGCCGGCGGCTTCTACGCCTTCGTCGTGAAGGGTCTCGGCCGCACGGGTGGACTGGTCGCCGGGCTGATCGCGACCCTCGGCTACAACTTCTTCGTCGTCGGCACCATCGGCACCAGCGGCTTCTTCATGCAGAACATCATCCGCGACCTCACCGGCCTCGACGTGAACTGGCTGGTCTGGGGCCTGCTGTCGATCGCCGTGTGCTTCGTGCTCGCGAGGGTCGGCGTGGATTTCTCATCGAAGATCCTCGGCGTCTGCCTCGTGCTCGAGGTGCTGATGCTGGTCGTCTTCGACGTGTCGGTCCTCGTGCAGACCGGGTACGACCTCGGCGCATTCAGCCCCGAGGCCGTGTTCTCGGGATCGTTGCCGATCGGTCTGCTGCTCGCCGCCACCGGGTTCCTCGGCTTCGAGGCGACCGCGCTGTTCAGCGAAGAGGCGAAGCAGCCGCTGCGCACCATCCCCCGCGCCACCTACACCTCGATCATCGCGATCGGTGTGATCCTGGGCGTCACCACCTGGGCCGTCGTCAGCGCGACCGGCGTCGCGCAGGCGCAGGCCACGGCTCTCGAGCACCTGCCGACCGGCGACCTGATCTTCATGCTGTCCCAGCAGTACCTCGGCGGGCCGCTCACCACGGTCATGATGGTCCTGCTGCTGGTCAGCCTGTTCGCGGCCATGCTCGCGTTCCACAACTCCGCGACGCGCTACCTCTACTCGCTCGGCCGCTCGCGCATCCTGCCTCAGGCCCTCGCCCGCACTCGCGCCAACGGCGCCCCTCAGCTCGCCGGCATCGTGCAGGCCTCGTTCGCCGCGCTCGTCGCGATCATCTTCGCGATCGCCGGAGCCGACCCGATCCTCACCCTGGTGCCCGCGATGCTGGGGTTCGGAACGCTGAGCGTGCTGATCCTGCAGGGACTCGCGGCGATCTCGATCGTCGTGTACTTCCGGCGCAAGGGCGACCCCCGCTGGTGGAGCACGTTCATCGCCCCCGGCATCGGATTCCTCGGCATCGCCGCCATCTCGGTGCTCGCGGTCGTGAACTTCAACATCGTCGCCGGCTCCGAAGAACTCGCGATCCGACTCATGCCGTTGCTGCTCGTGCTCGCGCTGATCGGCGGCATCGTCTACGGCGCCTACCTGAAGCGATCGAAGCCGGCCGTCTACGAAGGACTCGCCTCCGACCTCGAGCGCTTCAGCGACCGCTGA